A genomic region of Mugil cephalus isolate CIBA_MC_2020 chromosome 5, CIBA_Mcephalus_1.1, whole genome shotgun sequence contains the following coding sequences:
- the LOC125008363 gene encoding uncharacterized protein LOC125008363, whose translation MLTRREQPEDVDHIYLLLMITVGRCTDDLTFTTQTVDVGDDVTLTCPRQTSMYQVTLHWIRLVSGNWPEFLGGTFNFDHDGVNKTPHITAKQQPGTFILHISQTTLSDTGVYYCIKVDSLHMTFLNGTFLRIKGPEPHITTVTEVSPSDPDSMTLQCSVLSDYDNKTCPEDHRVYWFRAKSDESHPSLIYIHQDSGDGCERSPETHSQRCVYSFSKDVSSSHAGTYYCAVATCGEILFGNGTKLDIKAVNTWDVQKANIVISLLCAALVPSLIVMTVLIYNNCDCYTGSAAVDMQTNHGAKKNPQRGEDTSVYSAVVFKMMNGDRGGRRNSETVERERMYMALKAFSLD comes from the exons atgttgacaCGCAGGGAACAACCAGAAGATGTTGATCATATTTATCTACTGCTGATGATCACAGTGGGGC GATGCACAGATGATTTGACCTTTACAACACAGACAGTTGATGTTGGAGATGATGTGACTCTGACCTGTCCCCGCCAGACATCTATGTATCAAGTAACCTTACattggatcaggcttgtttctgGAAACTGGCCTGAATTCTTGGGAGGAACGTTCAACTTTGATCATGATGGTGTTAATAAGACTCCTCACATTACAGCAAAACAACAGCCTGGAACCTTTATTCTGCACATCAGTCAAACTACGCTCAGTGATACTGGAGTTTACTACTGTATAAAAGTAGATTCTCTTCACATGACATTTCTGAATGGGACGTTTCTGAGaattaaag GACCAGAACCACATATCACTACCGTCACTGAAGTGTCTCCATCTGATCCAGACTCAATGACTCTAcagtgttcagtcctctctgactATGACAACAAGACATGTCCAGAAGATCACAGAGTGTACTGGTTCAGAGCCAAATCAGATGAGTCTCATCCCAGTTTAATTTATATTCATCAAGATAGTGGTGATGGATGTGAGAGGAGTCCTGAGACTCACTCACAGAGATGTGTCTACAGCTTCTCTAAGGACGTCAGCTCCTCTCATGCTGggacttactactgtgctgtggccacatgtggagagatattatttggaaatggaactAAACTGGACATTAAAG cAGTCAACACGTGGGATGTACAGAAGGCCAATATAGTGATCTCTCTTTTATGCGCTGCTCTGGTTCCAAGTCTGATTGTTATGACTGTCTTAATTTACAACAATTGTGATTGTTACACAG GTTCTGCTGCAGTTGACATGCAAACAAATCATGGTGCAAAGAAAAATCCGCAG AGAGGTGAAGACACATCGGTTTATTCTGCTGTCGTCTTCAAAATGATGAATGGGGACCGTGGTGGAAGAAGGAACTCAGAAACagtggaaagagagaggatgtaCATGGCTCTGAAGGCTTTTAGTCTGGATTAG